The following are encoded together in the Lathyrus oleraceus cultivar Zhongwan6 chromosome 3, CAAS_Psat_ZW6_1.0, whole genome shotgun sequence genome:
- the LOC127132234 gene encoding sec-independent protein translocase protein TATA, chloroplastic-like, producing the protein MTIMNCVSLSSPISIPSPISRQQQPYKHLAFSSSSSLYSISTVSITPRKQFRRNNGFTCNALFGLGVPELVVIAGVAAIVFGPKKLPEVGRSIGKTVKSFQQAAKEFESELKKEPDSTGGEPSEKPIAVNEQEKQDTEVSSSKDSV; encoded by the exons ATGACGATAATGAATTGCGTTTCGCTTTCTTCTCCAATTTCAATTCCATCCCCAATTTCAAGACAACAACAACCCTATAAACACCTCgctttctcttcttcttcctctctaTATTCCATTTCAACTGTTTCGATTACTCCACGTAAGCAATTCAGAAGAAACAATGGTTTCACTTGCAACGCACTTTTCGGATTAGGTGTACCCGAACTCGTCGTTATCGCCGGGGTTGCCGCCATCGTTTTTGGACCCAAGAAATTGCCTGAAGTTGGTCGCAGCATCGGTAAAACTGTCAAAAGCTTCCAACAG GCAGCAAAGGAGTTCGAGTCCGAGCTTAAAAAGGAACCTGATTCCACAGGAGGGGAGCCATCTGAGAAACCTATTGCTGTGAACGAACAGGAGAAGCAAGATACTGAGGTGTCTAGTTCTAAGGATAGTGTATGA
- the LOC127132235 gene encoding light-inducible protein CPRF2 isoform X1, translated as MERVFSIAEITEQYWLTSKAGKEGESKMNRSDSEWAFQQFLQQQEQEAANTSNAKPCSSSSTSTSTSSSNLDLKLKINNNNNNNNNINDSQDYYAILKTKLDLACAAVAMSRGTLVKSQEPDNGSHAAYASELGASGNDSSKLLNKDGMKVGQKKPVVSIRSTTSGSSDDEEAEGEINMNGDMNPSDAKRVRRMLSNRESARRSRRRKQAHLSELETQVSQLRGEKSSLLKNLTDVTQKYNDSAVDNRILKADVETLRAKVKMAEETVKRFTGLNPMFNEISELSSMGMGMSLFDGSPSESSADASVPEGSNNHFCQPASSNLMSSHNIRADNMQMNTAAGNKIGRTNSLPRVASLEHLQNRIRGGADEDK; from the exons ATGGAAAGAGTGTTTTCAATTGCAGAAATTACTGAACAATATTGGTTAACATCTAAGGCTGGTAAAGAAGGAGAATCAAAGATGAATAGAAGTGATTCTGAATGGGCTTTTCAACAGTTTCTTCAACAACAAGAACAAGAAGCTGCAAATACTTCTAATGCAAAGCCTTGTTCTTCCTCTTCAACTTCAACTTCAACTTCTTCTTCCAACCTTGATCTCAAACTCAAAAtcaataacaataataataataataataatatcaatgATTCTCAGGATTACTATGCTATTCTCAAAACCAAGCTCGATCTCGCCTGCGCCGCAGTCGCCATGTCTCGG GGAACTTTGGTGAAATCTCAGGAACCAGACAATGGATCACATGCAGCTTATGCTTCTGAACTTGGAGCTTCTGGAAATGATTCATCTAAATTGCTAAATAAAGATGGGATGAAAGTAGGTCAAAAGAAGCCTGTTGTTTCAATCAGGTCAACAACAAGTGGTTCATCAGATGATGAAGAAGCTGAGGGAGAGATTAATATGAATGGAGACATGAATCCTTCTGATGCAAAAAGAGTAAGAAG GATGCTCTCTAATAGGGAGTCTGCTAGACGTTCGAGACGAAGAAAACAAGCTCATTTATCTGAGCTTGAAACACAG GTTTCTCAATTAAGAGGTGAAAAATCTTCATTGTTAAAGAATTTAACAGATGTGACTCAAAAGTACAATGATTCTGCTGTTGACAACAGAATATTAAAAGCTGATGTTGAAACCTTAAGAGCAAAG GTGAAGATGGCTGAAGAGACGGTTAAGAGATTTACTGGATTGAATCCGATGTTTAATGAAATATCTGAGTTATCATCAATGGGAATGGGAATGTCATTATTTGATGGAAGCCCTTCTGAGTCATCAGCTGATGCATCTGTGCCTGAAGGTTCAAATAATCACTTCTGTCAACCAGCTTCTAGTAATCTTATGTCAAGTCATAATATAAGAGCTGACAATATGCAGATGAACACTGCAGCAGGGAACAAGATAGGGAGAACAAACTCCTTGCCGCGAGTGGCTAGCTTGGAACATCTTCAGAATCGGATTCGCGGTGGTGCTGATGAAGACAAGTAA
- the LOC127132235 gene encoding light-inducible protein CPRF2 isoform X4 — MERVFSIAEITEQYWLTSKAGKEGESKMNRSDSEWAFQQFLQQQEQEAANTSNAKPCSSSSTSTSTSSSNLDLKLKINNNNNNNNNINDSQDYYAILKTKLDLACAAVAMSRGTLVKSQEPDNGSHAAYASELGASGNDSSKLLNKDGMKVGQKKPVVSIRSTTSGSSDDEEAEGEINMNGDMNPSDAKRVRRMLSNRESARRSRRRKQAHLSELETQVSQLRGEKSSLLKNLTDVTQKYNDSAVDNRILKADVETLRAKVKMAEETVKRFTGLNPMFNEISELSSMGMGMSLFDGSPSESSADASVPEDEHCSREQDRENKLLAASG; from the exons ATGGAAAGAGTGTTTTCAATTGCAGAAATTACTGAACAATATTGGTTAACATCTAAGGCTGGTAAAGAAGGAGAATCAAAGATGAATAGAAGTGATTCTGAATGGGCTTTTCAACAGTTTCTTCAACAACAAGAACAAGAAGCTGCAAATACTTCTAATGCAAAGCCTTGTTCTTCCTCTTCAACTTCAACTTCAACTTCTTCTTCCAACCTTGATCTCAAACTCAAAAtcaataacaataataataataataataatatcaatgATTCTCAGGATTACTATGCTATTCTCAAAACCAAGCTCGATCTCGCCTGCGCCGCAGTCGCCATGTCTCGG GGAACTTTGGTGAAATCTCAGGAACCAGACAATGGATCACATGCAGCTTATGCTTCTGAACTTGGAGCTTCTGGAAATGATTCATCTAAATTGCTAAATAAAGATGGGATGAAAGTAGGTCAAAAGAAGCCTGTTGTTTCAATCAGGTCAACAACAAGTGGTTCATCAGATGATGAAGAAGCTGAGGGAGAGATTAATATGAATGGAGACATGAATCCTTCTGATGCAAAAAGAGTAAGAAG GATGCTCTCTAATAGGGAGTCTGCTAGACGTTCGAGACGAAGAAAACAAGCTCATTTATCTGAGCTTGAAACACAG GTTTCTCAATTAAGAGGTGAAAAATCTTCATTGTTAAAGAATTTAACAGATGTGACTCAAAAGTACAATGATTCTGCTGTTGACAACAGAATATTAAAAGCTGATGTTGAAACCTTAAGAGCAAAG GTGAAGATGGCTGAAGAGACGGTTAAGAGATTTACTGGATTGAATCCGATGTTTAATGAAATATCTGAGTTATCATCAATGGGAATGGGAATGTCATTATTTGATGGAAGCCCTTCTGAGTCATCAGCTGATGCATCTGTGCCTGAAG ATGAACACTGCAGCAGGGAACAAGATAGGGAGAACAAACTCCTTGCCGCGAGTGGCTAG
- the LOC127132235 gene encoding light-inducible protein CPRF2 isoform X3 produces MERVFSIAEITEQYWLTSKAGKEGESKMNRSDSEWAFQQFLQQQEQEAANTSNAKPCSSSSTSTSTSSSNLDLKLKINNNNNNNNNINDSQDYYAILKTKLDLACAAVAMSRGTLVKSQEPDNGSHAAYASELGASGNDSSKLLNKDGMKVGQKKPVVSIRSTTSGSSDDEEAEGEINMNGDMNPSDAKRVRRMLSNRESARRSRRRKQAHLSELETQVSQLRGEKSSLLKNLTDVTQKYNDSAVDNRILKADVETLRAKVKMAEETVKRFTGLNPMFNEISELSSMGMGMSLFDGSPSESSADASVPEAGNKIGRTNSLPRVASLEHLQNRIRGGADEDK; encoded by the exons ATGGAAAGAGTGTTTTCAATTGCAGAAATTACTGAACAATATTGGTTAACATCTAAGGCTGGTAAAGAAGGAGAATCAAAGATGAATAGAAGTGATTCTGAATGGGCTTTTCAACAGTTTCTTCAACAACAAGAACAAGAAGCTGCAAATACTTCTAATGCAAAGCCTTGTTCTTCCTCTTCAACTTCAACTTCAACTTCTTCTTCCAACCTTGATCTCAAACTCAAAAtcaataacaataataataataataataatatcaatgATTCTCAGGATTACTATGCTATTCTCAAAACCAAGCTCGATCTCGCCTGCGCCGCAGTCGCCATGTCTCGG GGAACTTTGGTGAAATCTCAGGAACCAGACAATGGATCACATGCAGCTTATGCTTCTGAACTTGGAGCTTCTGGAAATGATTCATCTAAATTGCTAAATAAAGATGGGATGAAAGTAGGTCAAAAGAAGCCTGTTGTTTCAATCAGGTCAACAACAAGTGGTTCATCAGATGATGAAGAAGCTGAGGGAGAGATTAATATGAATGGAGACATGAATCCTTCTGATGCAAAAAGAGTAAGAAG GATGCTCTCTAATAGGGAGTCTGCTAGACGTTCGAGACGAAGAAAACAAGCTCATTTATCTGAGCTTGAAACACAG GTTTCTCAATTAAGAGGTGAAAAATCTTCATTGTTAAAGAATTTAACAGATGTGACTCAAAAGTACAATGATTCTGCTGTTGACAACAGAATATTAAAAGCTGATGTTGAAACCTTAAGAGCAAAG GTGAAGATGGCTGAAGAGACGGTTAAGAGATTTACTGGATTGAATCCGATGTTTAATGAAATATCTGAGTTATCATCAATGGGAATGGGAATGTCATTATTTGATGGAAGCCCTTCTGAGTCATCAGCTGATGCATCTGTGCCTGAAG CAGGGAACAAGATAGGGAGAACAAACTCCTTGCCGCGAGTGGCTAGCTTGGAACATCTTCAGAATCGGATTCGCGGTGGTGCTGATGAAGACAAGTAA
- the LOC127132235 gene encoding light-inducible protein CPRF2 isoform X2: MERVFSIAEITEQYWLTSKAGKEGESKMNRSDSEWAFQQFLQQQEQEAANTSNAKPCSSSSTSTSTSSSNLDLKLKINNNNNNNNNINDSQDYYAILKTKLDLACAAVAMSRGTLVKSQEPDNGSHAAYASELGASGNDSSKLLNKDGMKVGQKKPVVSIRSTTSGSSDDEEAEGEINMNGDMNPSDAKRVRRESARRSRRRKQAHLSELETQVSQLRGEKSSLLKNLTDVTQKYNDSAVDNRILKADVETLRAKVKMAEETVKRFTGLNPMFNEISELSSMGMGMSLFDGSPSESSADASVPEGSNNHFCQPASSNLMSSHNIRADNMQMNTAAGNKIGRTNSLPRVASLEHLQNRIRGGADEDK, translated from the exons ATGGAAAGAGTGTTTTCAATTGCAGAAATTACTGAACAATATTGGTTAACATCTAAGGCTGGTAAAGAAGGAGAATCAAAGATGAATAGAAGTGATTCTGAATGGGCTTTTCAACAGTTTCTTCAACAACAAGAACAAGAAGCTGCAAATACTTCTAATGCAAAGCCTTGTTCTTCCTCTTCAACTTCAACTTCAACTTCTTCTTCCAACCTTGATCTCAAACTCAAAAtcaataacaataataataataataataatatcaatgATTCTCAGGATTACTATGCTATTCTCAAAACCAAGCTCGATCTCGCCTGCGCCGCAGTCGCCATGTCTCGG GGAACTTTGGTGAAATCTCAGGAACCAGACAATGGATCACATGCAGCTTATGCTTCTGAACTTGGAGCTTCTGGAAATGATTCATCTAAATTGCTAAATAAAGATGGGATGAAAGTAGGTCAAAAGAAGCCTGTTGTTTCAATCAGGTCAACAACAAGTGGTTCATCAGATGATGAAGAAGCTGAGGGAGAGATTAATATGAATGGAGACATGAATCCTTCTGATGCAAAAAGAGTAAGAAG GGAGTCTGCTAGACGTTCGAGACGAAGAAAACAAGCTCATTTATCTGAGCTTGAAACACAG GTTTCTCAATTAAGAGGTGAAAAATCTTCATTGTTAAAGAATTTAACAGATGTGACTCAAAAGTACAATGATTCTGCTGTTGACAACAGAATATTAAAAGCTGATGTTGAAACCTTAAGAGCAAAG GTGAAGATGGCTGAAGAGACGGTTAAGAGATTTACTGGATTGAATCCGATGTTTAATGAAATATCTGAGTTATCATCAATGGGAATGGGAATGTCATTATTTGATGGAAGCCCTTCTGAGTCATCAGCTGATGCATCTGTGCCTGAAGGTTCAAATAATCACTTCTGTCAACCAGCTTCTAGTAATCTTATGTCAAGTCATAATATAAGAGCTGACAATATGCAGATGAACACTGCAGCAGGGAACAAGATAGGGAGAACAAACTCCTTGCCGCGAGTGGCTAGCTTGGAACATCTTCAGAATCGGATTCGCGGTGGTGCTGATGAAGACAAGTAA